Proteins found in one Pyrus communis chromosome 15, drPyrComm1.1, whole genome shotgun sequence genomic segment:
- the LOC137717448 gene encoding probable strigolactone esterase DAD2: MVGTTILDALNVRVVGSGDKYVVFAHGSGTDQSAWQLILQYFTPYYRVILYDLVCAGSVNPDYFDFRRYTTLDAYVDDLLNILDALGVNRCAYVGHSVSAMIGILASIRRPELFSKLVLIGASPRFLNDRDYHGGFEQEEIEKVFSAMEANYEAWVNGFAPLAVGADVPTAVREFSRTLFNMRPDISLFVSRTVFNSDLRGVLGLVRVPCWIIQTARDVSVPASVANYLRDHLGGRNTVVILETEGHLPHLSAPGMLARKLRHALASKVGPAGGED, translated from the exons ATGGTCGGCACCACCATCCTCGACGCTCTCAACGTCCGGGTCGTTGGCTCCGGCGACAAGTACGTCGTCTTCGCCCACGGCTCCGGCACCGACCAGTCGGCCTGGCAGCTCATTCTCCAGTACTTCACGCCATACTACCGCGTCATTCTTTACGACCTCGTCTGCGCCGGCAGCGTCAACCCGGACTACTTCGACTTCCGCCGCTACACCACCCTCGACGCCTACGTCGACGACCTCCTCAACATTCTCGATGCCCTCGGCGTCAACCGCTGCGCCTATGTTGGCCACTCCGTCTCTGCGATGATCGGCATCCTAGCCTCCATCCGCCGCCCCGAACTCTTCTCCAAGCTCGTACTCATCGGCGCTTCCCCGag gtttCTGAACGATCGAGATTACCATGGAGGATTCGAGCAGGAGGAGATTGAGAAGGTCTTTTCGGCAATGGAGGCCAATTACGAGGCATGGGTCAACGGCTTCGCGCCGCTGGCAGTTGGGGCCGACGTCCCGACAGCGGTCCGAGAATTCAGCCGCACCCTGTTCAACATGCGACCCGACATCTCGCTTTTCGTCTCTCGGACCGTGTTCAACAGCGATCTGAGGGGTGTTTTGGGGCTGGTCCGAGTACCGTGCTGGATAATCCAGACGGCGAGGGACGTGTCCGTGCCGGCGTCGGTGGCTAACTACCTGAGGGACCACCTGGGCGGTCGGAACACGGTGGTGATTCTGGAGACGGAAGGGCACTTGCCCCATCTGAGCGCCCCGGGTATGCTGGCTCGGAAGCTTCGCCACGCCCTTGCGTCGAAGGTGGGGCCGGCCGGAGGGGAGGACTAG